GAATCTATAGTCAAGTAGAAAAAATCTTGCATGAAAAATATGGGATCTGTCACGTTACTATTCAAGCAGAATATCACCGTGGGAAAGATGAAAAATTATTCAACACTCCTGTTGATGAAAAGAACGTTATTAATAACGATTTCAAAGAGGACTAAATGAGTATTAAGGTGAAAAAGCATCAGAAGCAAACAATGGAAGAAAAACTGAATACGTTACGAGCAGGGGTACTAGGTTCAAATGATGGGATTTTGACTGTTGTCGGTGTTTTGGTATCGGTGGCAGCAGCGACAAGTGACCGTTTTACTATCTTCATTGCTGGCTTATCTGATTTGCTTGCCTGTGCATTTTCAATGGCTTCTGGCGAATATGCCTCTGTATCTACTCAAAAGGATACAGAAAAAGCGGCCGTTGCTAAAGAAGAGCAACTCTTAAAGGACGATTATGAAGGGGAACTTGCGGCAGTAAAAGACTATTATGTAAATAAAGGAGTTACTCCTGAAACATCAATCAAAATTGCTAAGGATCTCCTTAATAAAAAGCCCCTCGAGACAGTTGTTCGGATTAAGTATGATGTTGAGCTTGGTCACTATCTTAACCCTTGGGATGCTGCATTTTCTTCTCTTTTTTCAGCAGCTGCCGGAGGATTAATTCCGTTGATGGCGATGACTTTTGCTCCCGAAGCATATAAGTGGTATGCCGTGATTTTGGCAGTTGCCTTTACGAGCGCTCTAACCGGTTATATCAGTTCTAAACTCGGGAACGGGCTTGTAAAAATTGCAGTTATTCGAAATATTATTATTGGTTTGATTACGATTACGATTCACTATGGAGTCGGAAAATTATTTTAAGTGTCCAAGAAAAAGATGTCACTAGCACAAAAGGTAAACGTTCTGCGTGCAAGTGTGATGGGGGCTAATGATGGGATTATTTCAATTGCCGGAATTGTTATCGGGGTGGCAGCAGCAACGAGTAATGCCCGTTCCATCTTAATCGCGGGTTTGTCCGGAACACTTGCCGGTATGATCTCAATGTGTATGGGGGAGTACGTCTCAGTTTCGACCCAAAAGGACTCACAAAAAATGGCTTTGATTAGTGAAAAGCAGCGGCTTCAGAATCAATACCAGCATGAATTTGACTATGTTCAAAAGAAATATGAAGCTCAAGACATTGATTCGCAATTAGCTAAACAAGCGACGAAAGAATTAATGGAAAAAGATGCTTTAGGGACAGCTGTTCAAGAGCGCTATGGCTTTAATCCCAATGAGTTTACAAGTCCATATGCTGCGGCGATTGCTTCCTTTATATCCTTTCCAACTGGTTCAATTTTACCAATGGTGGCGGTTACCGTTTCTCCCGCAAATGTTCGAATCTTAGCAACCGCAATTGCAGTTCTAATTGCCTTGTTAATTACTGGTTATTTTGCGGCGGTTTTAGGAAAATCTAACCGGATTAAATCGATGATCAGGAATGCAGCTGCTGGATTATTAACAATGGGGGTTACGTACCTGATTGGACAATTATTTGCGCGGTAGATGTTCGAAATAAAGCCAAAGAAGTTC
The genomic region above belongs to Limosilactobacillus reuteri and contains:
- a CDS encoding VIT family protein encodes the protein MSIKVKKHQKQTMEEKLNTLRAGVLGSNDGILTVVGVLVSVAAATSDRFTIFIAGLSDLLACAFSMASGEYASVSTQKDTEKAAVAKEEQLLKDDYEGELAAVKDYYVNKGVTPETSIKIAKDLLNKKPLETVVRIKYDVELGHYLNPWDAAFSSLFSAAAGGLIPLMAMTFAPEAYKWYAVILAVAFTSALTGYISSKLGNGLVKIAVIRNIIIGLITITIHYGVGKLF
- a CDS encoding VIT family protein, with the translated sequence MSKKKMSLAQKVNVLRASVMGANDGIISIAGIVIGVAAATSNARSILIAGLSGTLAGMISMCMGEYVSVSTQKDSQKMALISEKQRLQNQYQHEFDYVQKKYEAQDIDSQLAKQATKELMEKDALGTAVQERYGFNPNEFTSPYAAAIASFISFPTGSILPMVAVTVSPANVRILATAIAVLIALLITGYFAAVLGKSNRIKSMIRNAAAGLLTMGVTYLIGQLFAR